The window AGCCGTGAAAAGCTTACCGAAAAAGGTTTTGACTTTACCTACTTCACGAGCCAGTACAAAACCCGCGAAGGCGCAGTGTACCACTTCTGCTACGAACAAGGCTACCTGGAACTGGACAACAACCAGTTTCTGCTGGTGGTGAAGAAGGAGCAGCCAGGCGGTTATTGACTTTCAGACAAAGTTGAGATATATTTAAATAGAGAAATAGAGCTGTTACCAGCCATTTAGGACAACAGAAAAACAATGAACATACAAGTAGAATATAAAGACACCGCAGGGACAATTACCAATCAGACACACCGTCTGACACGACTTGCTTTTGCAAAACATTTAGCAATTGCTGGACAAGGTTATGCTCCAAGACCGCAAAAACTTATTCGGACAATTGCGATGTTTTTTCATTACAGCAACTACATTCAACGACAAGCATTTAACAACGACAGATTTTCAGAGCCACCAATCCAACTTTCCGACCCGACAGAGAAAGGACAATTTTCAAATCTTGCAGGTAAGGCAATTGCTGACTTTCTTTCAAAACGCATTGACCAAAGTATTTACACAGTAAACTATGAAGCAGCAATGAGATTAAGAGGTTTGCCACTTAATGTGACAAGACCGGACTTACTTGCTTTCAAACAAAATGCAATGTTTGCTATTGAAGCAAAAGGTTATTCGGGCGGACACGGAAATATGACGAAACATAAAAGACAATCACAAACAGGCGGCATACCTGTTAATTTTTCCGTTGCCTGTGTTTCATATAACCTTTACAACAATGTTCAATGCAAATATCACGACCCTTTTAATGACAACATTCAATACGATAATGAGCTTTTGCGTGGGCTGACAAGAAACTATTACAAAGGACTTTCGGAGTTTTTAAATCAAAAATTCTTTGAATACCGAGAGATTAACTTTCAAGGCGAGACATTTTATGAAGTGGGGTTATCATTTCGCAATTTTGAAAAACTTTTCCCTGACGAATTTCCGTTTAGACCAATTTTACATTTTGAAATAATTGACTTTTACCGACCAAGATTAATTCTGCCAAAAAAAATTAGAGATTATGCAGAAGACGGCTTGACAAGTGAAACAAAACCATTCGTATTTGAAACAAGCGAACAGGAATATAACACATACATAGACAATGACAGAGTTGGACTGCGGATTAGACGACAGAAAAACGGCTGGTAACACGGGTTTTGAGTCAGGCGGGTTGACTACTATTTGACAATTTACTACTTTCGTTTAGCGTTCGTCTCGGGCGACACTGACTGCGTCAGGTCTCCCGCCCGAACGCAAAGCCCGAAAACGTTATGTGGCATTTTAAAATACGATAGATATGAAATTATATTTACAAGATATAATTAATAGACTTGCTCAGTTTAGCGAAAAGCTTGACAATACAACACTATTTATTGACAAGCCTTGGGTTCTAATAGATTCTAATTCTGACTATCACAAGTATATTTTTAAAAGAAATGGCGAGCTTGTCATGTCTCTGAATGGCCAGGTTCAAGTTGGCAAATGGGAATATTTGACCGCAGCAAAATCAATTCTTATAGATAGAATTAAAGATAAAGTATTACTGAATCAATCTTTTTTTGACAGTGCAGTAATGGTTTTAAAAATTGACGGCTCAAATAATCAGTTATTTGTTTTAGCAAACGAAACCATCATTCCGGACTTAGATGTAAAAAAATATCTTCAATCACTGACATACAGGAAGTTCAACGTAATAACAGGACGTCTTGAAAATGGTAAAACTTTAGAAATTTATAGAGGTAACATTAACTCTCAACCTCAAATAGGAATGAAAGCAACAATTGATGGAGAAGAGCCACAAGATGGAAAATATAAATCAATGGATACGGGTCGTTACTATGAAATTAGGAATGGAAAAGTTTTTAGAATAACACAGCCATTTAAATATCTAACTACAGACGGAATATCATTAACAATTGAGCAAACTTATGCAAATTCGATTTCAGTTGGAGACTTGGTCTATATCAATAATCAACTTGCTAAAACTGGAAAATACAAATTAGGATTACTAAATGTAATTACAGTAGTTAATGGAGTAATCACAAAAAAATCAATGTTTTGAAAATAAAAACGCCACACAACAGCCATTTGCCGCAATGGGGGTTGACTTGGTTAAATCAAGTTCAGTGCTTCTATCAATATTGTACTTGGTTGACAGTAAAGTGCTCCAACATCCCCCACCTGCGGCAAGCGGCAAACCGTTGGGTGCATGGCGTTCAGACAAAATATTATAAACTAAAATACTATGAACAATGACGAAATAACAGGTATAAAATGGTTTCCTTTTGGACTCCTATTCCTGGGACTAATTTTAAAGTGGTTAAACATTGACAACCAAGGAATCCTTTTAAATATTGGGTTTATCTCATTTGGACTTGTAACATTAATTGACGGAGTAAAAGCCAAATATAACAAACAGATTAACTTGGACACAATTAAGTTGGTTCTGCCAGTAATAATCATATTACTTTCACTAGACAATTTGCTCACTGACAGTTCAAACTACACAATACTTGGGGTTGCAATCTTGTTTCAATACATACTTGGACAAGGTAGAACCTTTATACTGAAAAGAGGGTAATTCAGTCTTGTGTCGCTGGACGTTTCCCTCTGACCTAAACTGATTTAATGACTTTGACCTGTTGACCAAATAGGACCTTTACTGCTGACAAAGACTCATTAACTTATAACGGTCGAAAGAAAACGCCCAGTACCCAACACCAGGTTTTTGCCAGCTGCGGGTGACAGGTTGAAATGTTGTTTGGTTTTATTAATTTCGTTTTCAACACGTGGGACAAGGACGGCTACGAAAGCCGTCAAGAAACCGACCGATTGAACGGATAAAAATCTTATTTTTGAAAATGATGAAATAACACTCAAAAGTGAAACAAAGACTTTACATAGACACTTCTGTTTTTGGTGGACATTTTGACGAAGAGTTTAAAGAACACACTATTCCTCTTTTTCATAGAATCAAAGGAGGAGAGTTTATTATTCTATTCTCAACAGTTACACAGGAAGAACTTGAAAACGCACCAGATAAAGTAAAAGAACTTGTAAAAAGTCTTAGAGCTGACTTTACAGAATTTATTGATTTAACGAACGAAGCTGTTGACTTGGCAACTCAATACATCAATGAAAAAGTCGTAGGTCAGACAAGTTATGCTGACTGCTTACACATAGCCTTAGCAACCATAAACCATGCAGACTTTTTAGTTAGTTGGAACTTCAAACACATAGTTAACATTGAAAGAATAAGGGGTTACAACTCTATCAACATTAAAAACGGTTACAAACAATTAGAAATACGTTCACCAAGAGAATTTGAAAAATATGAAGACGACTGAAAAAACATTTGACGCTGTAAAATTTATGCGTCAACAGAGAGACAAATTGAGCGAGAAGTTATCTAAGATGACAAAAGAAGAAATTTTAGAATACTTCAAGAAACGCAAGACACAGACGACAATAAAGCCCTGTGCATAACAGCCGTTTGCCACAAGTGGCGGTGACATGCAAAATTGAAGCTGAGTGTTCCTATCAAACTTTTGTGCAGGTTGACAGTGAAGTGCCCCAGACTCTTCGGTCTGGACAAGTCCGAAATCCCCCACTGCGGCAAGCGGCAAAACGTTGGCTGCAAGCGCCAGAGAAATAATGAGTGATAAAAACAAGGGCTAAACTAAATATGAAACTAAGCAAGACAGCTTTGAAACCAAATTTCCGGACATTTTTAGGACTATTCATTCTATCAATGATTTCATTATTGATAGTAAGGACGATATTTTACTTAACGACTAATCACAATTCCTTTGACTTAAGTACGGCTGAAGGTTGGCTTAATGTTGTTGGTTATCCATTATTCATATCATTAGGCGTGACATTTGGAACCAGGAGACTTCAGCTTGTAATTTATGACACAGTTGACTTAGAGAGCATCAAAAGTTCTACAGTTGAGTATTTCAAAAACAACGGACTAAAAATTAAAAAGGAAAAGAAAGATGAATTGGAATTCGAGTCTAATAATCAATTCAATCGACTTTTCAACAATTGGTTTGGTACAGAATTAACAACAGTAAGACAAACAGACAATAAAATTATAATTGAAGGACCATTCCGACATGTTGACTCAATTGACTCAAAATTAAGATCTAGTAAACGACTTGGATAAGAAAAAGCACCAGCACACAATACCATGTTTTTTTAATGACGGGCGACACAGTCGCCCGTAGTGTCAACAAGTTTATTTATATTCGAGTAGGCGGACAAATCCGTTGGATTTATCCGCCACTAAACAAACCTAAAACGTTGTGCGTCAGCTAAATAAAAACGTTATGTAGAGTTTACAAACCAACTCATCGACAATAGACATGAAAAGATTTGGATTTATAATTTATTTGTTTTCTAAGTTCAACTAATAAGTGCAACACAAGAGGTTAAAAAGAAAGGAGTCCGGATAATTATGCGGGCCTCCTTTCTAATGACCAAGTTAATTAAACTTGTGTTGTATGAAAAGATATAAACAACTCGGTCAACAGCAAAGGTATGTAATTGGCCGCCTCCTTCTGCAAGGAAAGACCCAAAAAGAAATAGCCGATATACTGGGATGCCATAAATCAACCATTTGCAGGGAATTGAAGCGCAACACTCCTGCCCGTGGGCCCAAGGCAAATATTTATGACCCCGATAAGGCTCAGATAAAAACCATCCAACGACATCGGGAAAAGCCCAAACACACCACCTTTACTCAGGATATGCGCAAGCAAATTGTGAAACTACTCACTTACGAAAAGCTCAGTCCTGAGCTGATTACCCGAAAGGCACGGCAACAAAACCCTGATTTTGTCAGCCATGAGACTATCTATCAGTGGATATGGAAAATGAAGCATAGTAACAGGCGGGAAGATCAGCCCTACCGGCTTTTGTATAGGGAATTAAAACATGGGCGTAGAAGAAGAAAACGCGGAAATTACCACGATAATCGCGGTTGTATCCCCTATCGTGTATCGATTGAAAATCGACCTGCCATCGTTGAAAAACGCTCGCGTATCGGTGATATGGAGGTGGATTTGATGTTGGGGAAAAATCATCAGCCTGGATTGTTGGTCATCACCGACCGGGCTTCCCTGAAAACCACTTTAATAAAAATTTCCACCAAGGCTGCTAAATCCATCGCCCGTTCGATCATTGGCAGAATGAAACCCCATGCCCACTGGCTAAAAACCTTCACCTATGACAACGACCTGGCTTTCGCTATGCATACCATGGTGAACCAACAATTGAAAACCAAATCATTCTTTACCCATCCCTATACTTCGCAGGAAAAGGGAACGGTAGAAAAACAGAATCGGTGTGTTGCGCAGATTCTTCCCCAAACAAACAGACTTCT of the candidate division WOR-3 bacterium genome contains:
- a CDS encoding PIN domain-containing protein, which translates into the protein MKQRLYIDTSVFGGHFDEEFKEHTIPLFHRIKGGEFIILFSTVTQEELENAPDKVKELVKSLRADFTEFIDLTNEAVDLATQYINEKVVGQTSYADCLHIALATINHADFLVSWNFKHIVNIERIRGYNSINIKNGYKQLEIRSPREFEKYEDD
- a CDS encoding IS30 family transposase — translated: MKRYKQLGQQQRYVIGRLLLQGKTQKEIADILGCHKSTICRELKRNTPARGPKANIYDPDKAQIKTIQRHREKPKHTTFTQDMRKQIVKLLTYEKLSPELITRKARQQNPDFVSHETIYQWIWKMKHSNRREDQPYRLLYRELKHGRRRRKRGNYHDNRGCIPYRVSIENRPAIVEKRSRIGDMEVDLMLGKNHQPGLLVITDRASLKTTLIKISTKAAKSIARSIIGRMKPHAHWLKTFTYDNDLAFAMHTMVNQQLKTKSFFTHPYTSQEKGTVEKQNRCVAQILPQTNRLLQSVNSKSETSRKINQSTTCKKI